One genomic region from Nostoc sphaeroides encodes:
- a CDS encoding TIGR02652 family protein has translation MMNPGLQYPMFGPEIQCPHCRQTIPALTLTDTYLCPRHGAFEANPKNGELVHLQSGRHWRRWNNEWYRQHTHPDGIRFEIHEALDKLYTQGFRATRVIIARRYQELMSGYLERSTPWRSEQPEATAARLYGLPVEFSPDTSDDPCWEVINFDLEKEPGVPVRYPYFRLFE, from the coding sequence ATGATGAATCCAGGCTTGCAGTACCCAATGTTTGGGCCGGAAATACAGTGTCCCCATTGTCGCCAGACTATTCCGGCGCTGACATTAACAGATACCTATTTGTGTCCGCGTCATGGCGCGTTTGAAGCTAATCCTAAAAATGGAGAGTTAGTCCATTTGCAATCGGGGCGTCATTGGCGGAGGTGGAATAATGAATGGTATAGACAGCATACTCATCCCGATGGTATTCGGTTTGAGATTCACGAAGCATTAGATAAGCTGTATACCCAAGGTTTTCGAGCAACAAGAGTAATTATTGCTCGACGCTATCAGGAATTGATGAGCGGCTACTTAGAACGCAGCACACCTTGGCGTTCTGAACAACCAGAAGCTACTGCTGCGCGTTTATACGGCTTACCCGTGGAGTTTAGCCCCGATACCTCAGATGATCCCTGTTGGGAAGTAATTAATTTTGACTTGGAAAAAGAGCCTGGTGTCCCTGTACGCTACCCTTATTTCAGGTTGTTTGAGTAA
- a CDS encoding photosystem II protein Y, producing the protein MDIDYRIAIVLAPVAIAASWAVFNIGAAALRQIQGFLDREA; encoded by the coding sequence ATGGATATCGATTACCGGATAGCGATCGTTTTAGCACCAGTTGCGATCGCCGCTAGCTGGGCAGTGTTTAATATTGGCGCTGCGGCTTTAAGACAAATTCAAGGCTTTTTGGATAGAGAAGCCTAA
- a CDS encoding beta strand repeat-containing protein produces the protein MVNSSLNLSDLNGTNGFAINGIAGGDRSGVSVSSAGDVNSDGIADLIIGAFLAEPNGLLSGQSYVVFGKSTGFSAQLNLSSLNGANGFAINGINKGDISGISVSSAGDINSDGIADLIIGAPFADPNGSNSGQSYVVFGKSTGFSAQLNLSSLNGANGFAINGIKDGSYSGYSVSSAGDINSDGIADLIIGAPYAGLNGEYSGQRQSYVVFGKSTGFSAQLNLSSLNGANGFAINGIKDGSYSGYSVSSAGDINSDGIADLIIGARNASYVVFGKSTGFSAQLNLSSLNGANGFAINGINAGDISRYSVSSAGDVNSDGIADLIIGALFASPNGHLSGQSYVVFGKSTGFSAQLNLSSLNGANGFAINGNKGDESGSSVSSAGDINSDGIADLIIGARNASYVVFGTSTGFSAQLNLSSLNGANGFAINGINAGDISRYSVSSAGDINSDGIADLIIGAPDADPNGDSSGQSYVVFGGKNIGRGSTINLTATAGTDTLVGTIGNNIIDGNAGSDTLTGNGGQDQFVFRSGDGNDIITDFGGIGKGSNPSSAVIAKVDTLQFIGSGFTAQNLQLTQNGNNLEVTFENVASTKVTLQNFLLENLDNLPANFPRRALGNILFDGQNSIADSFDVINANSTQTTLFNKNTVTFLNDLNNNIAGFDNSDDVINGQGGNDIINGNSGNDLLRGGSGDDILIGGGGNDTLVGGTGADKFLYNTDAAFALSGVGVDAIADFKSSQGDQIILDKTTFSAIASTAGASFSNNSDFEITSSAGTSTAKIVYDPVSGQLFYNQNGSAAGFGSGGLFATLTGAPTLTALNFVVQA, from the coding sequence ATGGTTAATTCATCATTGAATCTCTCTGACCTTAACGGCACCAATGGCTTCGCTATAAACGGCATCGCGGGGGGTGACCGGTCAGGCGTCTCTGTCAGCAGTGCCGGAGATGTCAACTCAGATGGCATCGCTGACCTGATTATCGGCGCATTTTTAGCCGAACCCAACGGCTTACTTTCAGGGCAGAGCTACGTGGTATTTGGCAAGAGCACAGGCTTTAGCGCCCAACTCAACCTTTCAAGCCTCAATGGCGCTAACGGCTTCGCTATCAACGGCATAAATAAAGGTGACATCTCAGGCATTTCTGTCAGCAGTGCGGGAGACATCAACTCAGACGGCATCGCTGACCTGATTATCGGCGCACCCTTTGCCGACCCCAACGGCTCCAATTCAGGGCAGAGCTACGTGGTATTTGGCAAAAGCACAGGCTTTAGCGCCCAACTCAACCTTTCAAGCCTCAACGGCGCTAACGGCTTCGCCATCAACGGCATCAAGGATGGTAGCTACTCAGGCTATTCTGTCAGCAGTGCGGGAGACATCAACTCAGACGGCATCGCTGACCTGATTATCGGCGCACCCTATGCCGGCTTAAACGGCGAATATTCAGGGCAGAGGCAGAGCTACGTGGTATTTGGCAAAAGCACAGGCTTTAGCGCCCAACTCAACCTTTCAAGCCTCAACGGCGCTAACGGCTTCGCCATTAACGGCATCAAGGATGGTAGCTACTCAGGCTATTCTGTCAGCAGTGCGGGAGACATCAACTCAGACGGCATCGCTGACCTGATTATCGGCGCACGGAATGCGAGCTACGTGGTATTTGGCAAAAGCACAGGCTTTAGCGCCCAACTCAACCTTTCAAGCCTCAACGGCGCTAACGGCTTCGCCATCAACGGCATCAATGCGGGTGACATCTCACGCTATTCTGTCAGCAGTGCCGGAGATGTCAACTCAGACGGCATCGCTGACCTAATTATCGGCGCACTCTTTGCCTCCCCCAACGGCCACTTATCAGGGCAGAGCTACGTGGTATTTGGCAAAAGCACAGGCTTTAGCGCCCAACTCAACCTTTCAAGCCTCAACGGCGCTAACGGCTTCGCCATCAACGGCAATAAAGGTGACGAATCAGGCTCGTCTGTCAGCAGTGCGGGAGACATCAACTCAGACGGCATCGCTGACCTGATTATCGGCGCACGGAATGCGAGCTACGTGGTATTTGGCACAAGCACAGGCTTTAGCGCCCAACTCAACCTTTCAAGCCTCAACGGCGCTAACGGCTTCGCCATCAACGGCATCAATGCGGGTGACATCTCACGCTATTCTGTCAGCAGTGCGGGAGACATCAACTCAGACGGCATCGCTGACCTGATTATCGGGGCACCTGATGCCGACCCCAACGGCGACTCTTCAGGGCAGAGCTACGTGGTATTTGGGGGGAAGAATATCGGCAGGGGCAGCACTATTAACCTGACGGCAACTGCTGGTACAGATACTCTTGTCGGCACAATTGGCAACAACATCATCGACGGCAATGCTGGTAGTGATACCCTAACAGGCAACGGCGGTCAAGATCAGTTTGTGTTTCGCTCTGGGGATGGCAATGACATCATCACCGATTTTGGTGGCATAGGTAAAGGCTCAAACCCATCATCAGCTGTGATTGCCAAAGTTGATACGCTGCAATTTATCGGTTCGGGATTCACTGCCCAAAATCTGCAACTAACTCAAAATGGTAACAACTTAGAAGTCACCTTTGAAAATGTGGCATCCACCAAAGTAACTCTGCAAAACTTCCTCTTAGAAAACCTGGATAACCTGCCAGCAAATTTTCCAAGACGTGCACTCGGCAATATCCTGTTTGATGGGCAAAACAGCATCGCCGACAGCTTTGATGTAATTAATGCCAATTCCACTCAAACTACGCTATTCAACAAAAACACTGTCACCTTCCTCAATGACTTAAACAATAACATCGCAGGTTTTGACAACTCAGATGATGTGATTAATGGTCAAGGGGGTAACGACATTATCAATGGCAACAGTGGTAATGACCTGTTGCGGGGCGGGTCAGGCGATGATATTCTCATCGGTGGAGGAGGTAATGATACTCTTGTCGGTGGTACGGGTGCTGACAAATTCCTTTACAACACCGATGCTGCTTTTGCCCTGAGTGGTGTTGGTGTAGATGCGATCGCTGACTTTAAGAGTTCCCAAGGCGATCAAATTATCCTGGATAAAACTACTTTTAGTGCGATCGCTTCAACTGCGGGAGCAAGTTTTAGTAACAACAGTGATTTTGAAATCACTTCTTCAGCAGGGACTAGCACGGCAAAAATTGTCTACGATCCTGTGAGTGGGCAGTTGTTCTACAACCAAAATGGCAGCGCGGCTGGTTTTGGTAGCGGTGGTCTATTTGCGACTCTAACTGGTGCGCCAACTCTTACGGCATTAAATTTTGTGGTGCAAGCGTAG
- a CDS encoding ABC transporter substrate-binding protein, producing the protein MIQLRKFKQLVALTLLGLLTSWIVSCSTSNVGTGTKQATSGAATIEFWTMQLQPQFTDYFKSLIANFESQNSGIKINWVDVPWAAMENKILTAVSAKTPPDVVNLNPGFASQLAGRNAWLDLDAKVPNDVRSSYLPNIWQSCTLNGKSFGIPWYLTTRLTIYNTDLLKQAGINKPPATYAELAQAAQQIKDKTGKYAFFVTFVPQDSGEVLESFVQMGVTLIDADGKAAFNSALGKAAFQYWVDLYKKGLLPKEALTQGHRHAIDLYQSGETAFLASGPEFLKTIANNAPKIAQATAIAPQLTGDTGKKNVAVMNMVIPRDSKQPDASVKFALFVTNDENQLAFAKAANVLPSTIKALSDSYFTNVPANASTIEKARVITAKQLQQAEILTPTLKDSKKLQKAVYENLQAAMLGQKTVDKAVEDAAQEWNSTRS; encoded by the coding sequence ATGATTCAATTGCGAAAATTTAAACAACTTGTTGCTTTGACACTACTTGGCTTATTAACCAGTTGGATTGTAAGTTGCAGCACAAGTAATGTTGGTACAGGTACAAAACAGGCTACTTCAGGAGCGGCAACTATTGAGTTTTGGACGATGCAACTCCAACCTCAATTTACCGACTACTTCAAAAGCCTAATTGCAAATTTTGAATCGCAAAATTCAGGTATAAAGATTAACTGGGTCGATGTACCTTGGGCAGCGATGGAGAACAAAATATTAACAGCTGTCTCAGCAAAAACGCCACCTGATGTAGTTAACCTAAATCCGGGTTTTGCTTCCCAACTTGCGGGACGAAATGCCTGGTTAGATTTAGATGCGAAAGTCCCAAACGATGTACGTTCCTCCTATCTACCGAATATCTGGCAATCTTGTACGCTTAATGGCAAGAGTTTTGGGATTCCCTGGTATCTCACCACACGGCTAACCATTTATAACACCGATTTATTAAAACAGGCAGGTATCAATAAACCGCCTGCAACCTACGCAGAATTGGCACAAGCAGCGCAACAAATTAAAGATAAAACTGGCAAATATGCTTTTTTTGTGACTTTTGTACCGCAAGATTCTGGTGAAGTGCTGGAATCTTTCGTGCAAATGGGGGTTACTTTAATAGATGCTGACGGGAAAGCAGCGTTTAATTCAGCACTAGGTAAGGCAGCGTTTCAGTATTGGGTAGACTTGTATAAAAAAGGCTTGCTTCCTAAAGAAGCTTTGACGCAAGGACATCGCCACGCGATTGATTTATACCAATCTGGAGAGACTGCGTTTCTAGCTTCTGGGCCAGAGTTTCTGAAAACGATCGCTAATAATGCCCCAAAAATTGCTCAAGCTACAGCAATAGCACCTCAACTCACTGGTGACACAGGTAAGAAAAATGTCGCGGTGATGAATATGGTTATTCCCCGTGATAGTAAACAACCAGACGCCTCTGTTAAGTTTGCTTTATTTGTCACCAATGACGAAAATCAGTTAGCTTTTGCTAAAGCTGCAAATGTCCTACCTTCTACAATCAAAGCATTATCTGATAGTTACTTTACAAATGTTCCAGCTAATGCTTCAACAATAGAAAAAGCGCGAGTTATCACTGCTAAACAACTGCAACAGGCAGAAATATTAACTCCTACTTTGAAGGATTCCAAAAAACTGCAAAAGGCAGTTTACGAAAACTTGCAAGCAGCAATGTTAGGGCAGAAAACTGTGGATAAAGCTGTAGAGGATGCGGCGCAAGAGTGGAACAGTACTAGGAGTTAG
- a CDS encoding bifunctional folylpolyglutamate synthase/dihydrofolate synthase, translating into MNIDSVIQPLQRFGVHLGLDRILNLLANLGNPHQQVPVIHVAGTNGKGSVCAYLSSVLTEAGYRTGRYISPHLVDWTERICLNEQPISSEELSQLLEKVQAVIRPEDESATQFEVITAAAWLYFAQQQVDVAVIEVGLGGRLDATNVCLEPLVTVITSISREHWQQLGPTIADIAREKAGILKRGCPVVVGALPPEAEKVVRSRALELQCPIFTPQPARQIATGWAEYETIQNSNLIKYPLPLAGQIQLANSALAIAALEILQQQGWQISEKAITNGMAKTKWPGRMQWVTWNKHKLLLDGAHNTAAAQVLRQYVDSLDAVNPKPVNWVMGMFSDKDHADIFSALLRPGDRLFLVPIPIESWPGRTSADLDYLANLAYSLCPQLSDRQIHPDLFTALETATSTTDDLIVLCGSLYLVGDFLATAISISSLQ; encoded by the coding sequence TTGAATATCGATTCTGTAATACAACCTCTGCAACGCTTTGGTGTCCATCTAGGACTCGATCGCATCCTCAACCTTTTAGCAAATCTTGGTAATCCTCATCAGCAAGTCCCGGTAATTCATGTTGCTGGCACTAATGGTAAAGGTTCTGTCTGTGCCTATCTTTCCTCGGTACTCACTGAGGCTGGTTATCGTACAGGACGTTATATTTCCCCCCATTTAGTTGATTGGACAGAACGTATTTGTTTGAATGAACAGCCAATTTCTTCTGAGGAATTGAGTCAATTATTAGAAAAAGTCCAAGCGGTTATTCGCCCTGAAGACGAATCGGCAACTCAGTTTGAAGTAATTACGGCGGCTGCTTGGTTATATTTTGCCCAGCAGCAAGTCGATGTGGCTGTGATAGAAGTCGGGCTAGGAGGGCGCTTAGACGCTACGAATGTCTGCTTGGAACCTTTGGTTACGGTTATAACTTCCATTAGCCGGGAACACTGGCAGCAACTTGGCCCTACTATTGCTGATATTGCTAGAGAAAAAGCAGGTATTCTTAAACGTGGATGCCCCGTTGTGGTTGGAGCATTGCCACCAGAGGCAGAGAAAGTTGTGCGATCGCGTGCTTTAGAATTACAATGCCCGATTTTTACGCCTCAACCCGCCCGTCAAATCGCTACAGGATGGGCAGAATATGAAACAATTCAAAATTCAAACTTAATTAAATACCCTTTGCCATTAGCCGGACAAATTCAATTAGCAAATTCAGCTTTGGCAATAGCAGCTTTAGAAATTCTCCAACAACAGGGTTGGCAGATTTCTGAAAAAGCCATAACTAACGGTATGGCAAAAACTAAATGGCCGGGGCGGATGCAATGGGTTACTTGGAACAAGCATAAATTATTACTTGATGGCGCTCATAATACCGCCGCCGCCCAAGTTCTGCGCCAGTATGTCGATAGCTTAGATGCAGTTAACCCCAAGCCAGTCAACTGGGTTATGGGAATGTTTTCCGATAAAGATCATGCTGATATTTTTAGCGCCCTACTGCGCCCAGGCGATCGCCTTTTTTTAGTACCAATCCCAATAGAATCTTGGCCAGGTAGGACTTCTGCTGATTTAGACTACTTAGCAAACTTAGCTTACAGCCTCTGTCCACAATTAAGCGATCGCCAAATCCATCCAGATTTATTCACAGCACTAGAAACCGCAACCTCAACCACAGACGATTTAATCGTTTTATGCGGTTCCCTTTATTTAGTAGGCGATTTTTTAGCAACAGCTATATCTATAAGTTCACTACAATGA
- a CDS encoding VOC family protein codes for MHHASIRTANIHRAIAFYEHLGFTISERFTTGYTLACWMEGLGGRIELIQIPEPKPAPDAFADEHYVGYYHLSFDLTEITPDLPSWLTNLQERVLLAAESKPEELQPLKVLLEPTQQQIGDRIYEVAFIADTDGLPLEFIRVLAKLP; via the coding sequence ATGCACCACGCTTCTATTCGGACTGCGAATATTCATCGAGCGATCGCCTTCTACGAACATTTAGGGTTTACAATCTCAGAACGCTTTACTACTGGCTACACCCTAGCTTGCTGGATGGAAGGATTGGGTGGGAGAATTGAACTAATCCAAATTCCCGAACCAAAACCAGCCCCAGATGCCTTTGCTGATGAGCATTATGTGGGGTATTACCATCTCTCGTTCGATTTAACTGAAATTACACCAGATTTACCTAGCTGGTTGACAAATTTACAAGAACGTGTATTATTAGCGGCTGAGAGTAAACCTGAAGAATTACAACCGTTGAAAGTACTTTTAGAACCGACACAACAGCAAATAGGCGATCGCATTTACGAAGTGGCTTTCATCGCCGATACTGATGGCTTACCTCTGGAATTCATTCGGGTTTTAGCAAAACTCCCATAA
- the pilM gene encoding type IV pilus assembly protein PilM, producing the protein MVKSFKSLFSKSKKGVGIELAPERVNVVQLRKQGQGLKLETFTSVAVPEGVVTDGQITDPAAMAQLIQQALTESKIKTSRVATGVPGRDSIVRIIPVPAELDDKELREMVLNHEAGLYLPYPREEADVDYQKLGYKMDEDGIEKVEVLLVATRKEITDTYISTFEQAGLQIDILEINSFALIRTIREQLRQFGPQEAAVLVDIEFDSTEIAIIVNGVPQFSRTVPIGTYQMQMALARAMSLPTSRDMELLHGMVIPPTSLDGGKTGVTEINPGMAAILRVLGELTDELRRSIDFYLNQTENMEVAQIILAGPGGGLQQLDEFFTQRLSLPTTQIDPIGALSLEVDAEKYPQVERSGLAIVLGLGMREV; encoded by the coding sequence GTGGTAAAAAGCTTCAAAAGTCTGTTTAGCAAATCAAAAAAAGGGGTCGGCATTGAACTTGCTCCCGAACGGGTGAATGTAGTTCAGCTACGCAAGCAGGGTCAAGGCTTGAAGCTAGAAACCTTTACATCGGTAGCAGTTCCAGAAGGCGTAGTTACCGATGGTCAAATCACCGACCCCGCAGCAATGGCGCAATTAATCCAACAGGCGCTAACTGAGAGCAAAATCAAAACTTCTCGCGTTGCCACTGGTGTACCAGGGCGAGATTCCATCGTTCGGATTATACCAGTGCCAGCAGAGTTAGATGATAAAGAACTGCGAGAAATGGTTCTCAACCATGAAGCAGGTTTATATTTACCCTATCCTCGTGAAGAGGCTGATGTAGATTATCAGAAACTTGGGTACAAGATGGATGAGGATGGCATAGAAAAGGTAGAGGTGCTTTTGGTTGCCACTCGTAAGGAAATTACTGATACCTATATAAGTACCTTCGAGCAGGCAGGATTACAAATCGATATTTTAGAAATTAACAGTTTTGCTCTGATTCGGACTATTCGTGAGCAATTGCGACAATTTGGGCCGCAAGAAGCAGCAGTGCTAGTTGATATAGAGTTCGACAGTACAGAAATCGCCATCATCGTTAACGGAGTGCCGCAATTTTCGCGCACAGTCCCAATCGGGACTTATCAAATGCAAATGGCCTTAGCAAGGGCAATGAGCTTACCCACATCACGAGATATGGAACTGTTACACGGAATGGTCATTCCCCCAACTTCTCTAGACGGCGGGAAAACTGGGGTTACTGAAATCAATCCTGGTATGGCAGCCATATTGAGAGTATTGGGAGAACTAACGGATGAACTGCGCCGTTCCATCGATTTTTACCTAAATCAAACTGAAAATATGGAGGTAGCGCAGATTATATTAGCTGGGCCAGGAGGTGGACTCCAACAGCTAGATGAATTCTTTACCCAACGATTGAGTTTGCCAACTACCCAAATAGATCCAATCGGCGCTTTGTCGTTGGAAGTTGACGCTGAGAAATATCCACAGGTGGAACGCTCTGGCTTGGCGATCGTACTTGGTCTAGGAATGCGGGAGGTGTAA
- a CDS encoding gamma carbonic anhydrase family protein — MSTASYWTSPDFSQAAFIAANAVVMGSVNIAAGVSIWYGAVVRGDVERIEIGECTNIQDGAILHGDPGFPTILEDHVTVGHRAVIHSAYIERGSLIGIGAVILDGVRVGAGSIIGAGAVVTKDVPPLSLVLGIPGKVLRQVTEIQAAELIEHAKRYQKLALVHAGKGTDIGFKKS; from the coding sequence GTGTCTACCGCTTCTTACTGGACATCTCCTGATTTTTCTCAAGCTGCCTTCATCGCAGCCAATGCTGTTGTTATGGGTTCGGTAAATATAGCAGCAGGGGTGAGCATTTGGTATGGAGCAGTGGTTAGGGGAGATGTAGAACGAATTGAAATTGGCGAATGCACAAATATTCAGGATGGTGCAATTTTACATGGCGATCCTGGTTTTCCCACAATTTTAGAAGATCATGTGACCGTAGGACATCGCGCTGTGATACATTCCGCTTACATTGAGCGTGGAAGTTTGATTGGCATAGGCGCAGTGATTTTAGACGGGGTAAGAGTGGGCGCTGGTAGCATTATCGGTGCTGGTGCTGTGGTAACCAAGGATGTACCCCCCTTGTCCCTAGTTCTGGGCATTCCTGGCAAAGTATTACGCCAAGTAACAGAAATTCAAGCCGCAGAACTCATTGAACACGCTAAACGTTACCAAAAATTAGCTTTAGTTCATGCTGGGAAGGGTACTGATATTGGGTTTAAGAAGTCTTAG